The proteins below come from a single Aquarana catesbeiana isolate 2022-GZ linkage group LG12, ASM4218655v1, whole genome shotgun sequence genomic window:
- the LOC141113397 gene encoding olfactory receptor 11L1-like, whose product MSMTNQTEAFQFVLLGFGKLNQFRTLVFMVFFTIYIATLFGNLLIIVLVSSSHHLHTPMYIFLIHLSICDIVFTTNIAPEMLCHILNEVGKVSMAGCISQFYLYGSSTVAESFILTAMSYDRYLAICNPLRYTSTMRHGVCLKFVGASWLVGLLVTLNTSLMLFSSDFCGPNIIDHFICELDPLLKLSCSNTSMLETLIFILSVPITVIPFVFIIVTYVWIFLTVLKIPSSTGRRKTFSTCSSHLTSVSTYYGTLTAIYVVPNRGHALSKALYVLYTVVTPLFNPVIYSLRNQDMRKAFEMLLNKRK is encoded by the coding sequence ATGAGTATGACAAACCAAACCGAGGCTTTTCAATTTGTCCTGCTTGGATTTGGGAAGCTTAACCAGTTTAGGACTTTAGTCTTCATggtcttttttactatttacattgcAACATTGTTTGGAAACCTCCTTATCATCGTCTTAGTATCGTCAAGCCATCACCTCCATACTCCAATGTACATCTTTCTCATTCATCTTTCTATATGTGACATTGTGTTTACCACAAACATTGCACCTGAAATGCTATGTCATATACTGAATGAAGTTGGTAAGGTGTCCATGGCAGGCTGCATATCACAATTCTATCTGTATGGGTCTTCTACAGTTGCAGAGAGCTTCATTCTGACTGCCATGTCCTATGATCGCTATCTAGCCATCTGTAATCCTTTACGTTATACTTCAACTATGAGACATGGGGTTTGTTTGAAGTTTGTAGGTGCCTCTTGGTTGGTAGGACTCTTAGTTACTCTCAATACTTCTCTAATGCTGTTTAGTAGTGATTTTTGTGGGCCAAACATTATTGACCACTTCATTTGTGAACTGGATCCACTTTTAAAACTTTCATGTTCCAATACTTCCATGTTGGAAACCTTAATCTTCATATTGTCCGTCCCTATAACAGTTATTCCATTTGTGTTCATAATAGTGACTTATGTTTGGATCTTTCTAACTGTTCTGAAGATTCCATCTAGTACTGGGAGGCGAAAGACCTTCTCCACCTGCAGCTCACATCTGACATCAGTGAGCACCTACTATGGAACCCTGACTGCAATCTATGTTGTTCCAAATAGAGGCCATGCACTCTCAAAGGCTTTGTATGTCTTGTATACAGTGGTGACTCCATTATTCAATCCAGTTATCTATAGTCTGAGAAATCAGGATATGAGAAAGGCATTTGAGATGCTGTTAAACAAGAGAAAATAA